The genomic stretch caggccctaaaaccAGTCAGCGGCACACTTATCGCCAAGCGAGGCAGCGGCGGCTGTCCCAAGCTGTCGAAAGCGAAGCGCGGCGGCAGTCCTCGCAGGCAGGGGCCGACCGGTCAAAAGCACTGCTGCTCCACACCACCCCACCATCCCCATTCCCCAACCCCCAAAGCCGAGCCAGCGAGCGAACCACCCCGCCCGCAGCCGCAAGCAAGCAGGCAGgagccgccgcctcctcggccTCTCGGCGGCGTGTGACCGGCTGACCGACCGTTCCGTCCAGCCCACCATGGAGGCGCCGCCGGGACCGGAGCCCATGGAGCTCGACGCGCcccctcccgccgccgccgaggccgcggcggcggttcCCCCCGCCGGGAGCGACAAGGTGAGCTGGTTGTGCCCAGATCTGGTGCTGGGCTCGGATCTCGCGCCCGGGCGCCGCCCGATCTGCTGTCTCTGTGGGCGCTGTTGCTAATGgtgctctgttttttttttcctctttcCGTGTTTGTTGCAGAAGAAGGAAGGGGAAGGGGGAGACGCTGTTACGGGTCATATCATCTCCACCACCATCGGTGGGAAGAACGGCGAACCGAAGCGGGTAAGCCACGCTTCTCTCGCTGTCTGTCTGCCTGTCTGCCGCGCGGATGTGTGCGTGAATGCTGCTGCGGTTAGCGGTTGGAGTGGCTCCGCTTGTTTCGTAGCGGCTTTTGCGGTCGGAATCcgtcttgatctgatggtttgCGCATGGGTTCGTGTTCTGTGTCTCTTGTTTAGCTGCTAGACAGCTAGAGCTAGCATGCTGGTGAAATTTGGTGGATTAGTTCTGATTTTGGTGATGAAATATGCTGTTCCCGCTACTTTGGGGATTCTAGCTGGGCAGATAAAATTGCGCTTCCTTGCTTTAGTGCTTGCAGCTTAATTATGTGGCTGATTGCTTCATTTTGGGTTCTTGTACTGGAGTTTTGAAGGCTACCACACATTTACGAAGCATGGTCTACCAGTTTTGTGCTTAGTTTTGTTGTGAGCAGAATAGAAATGCTCTACCAATTAGTTTAGTTACATGTGTGAGGATCTGAATTCCTGCCTGTTCAGTTACTCTGATGCTTGCCTACTTTTGCTAGCTTCATATATTGTCCTCAGTTACTCATGTGTTCTTGTTCCGCCTTAATTGCAGACCATCAGTTACATGGCAGAGCGTGTCGTGGGTACAGGCTCATTTGGGATCGTCTTCCAGGTATGGTGCTTGGTCATGGGGGGCTCTTCTTTGTGGCTGCGCCTAACATCGGTGGATGCAACATGTGCTGAATTGATTTTGACATGTAGGCTAAGTGTTTGGAGACCGGAGAGACCTTCGCCATCAAGAAGGTGCTGCAAGATCGGCGATACAAGAACCGGGAGCTGCAACTTATGCGTGCCATGGAGCACCCCAACGTCATCTGCCTGAAGCACTGCTTCTTCTCGACAACAAGCAGGGATGAACTGTTTTTAAACCTGGTCATGGAATTTGTCCCAGAGACCCTATACCGAGTCCTGAAGCACTACAGCAACGCGAACCAGAGGATGCCTCTTATCTATGTTAAGCTGTACATGTATCAGGTTTGTGAACCGGCATCTTAACACTTGTGAGGCTGCCAATGCGTGCTTTCATTCCTTTGCTAATAGTCTTCTTTTTTGTGATGTTTGCAGCTTTTTAGAGGCCTAGCTTATATTCATAATGTACCAGGTGTCTGCCATAGGGATGTAAAGCCCCAAAATGTTTTGGTACGTGTCATGTGAACAAGGTTATGCTCTTTCTTTGATTTGGTAACTAATTCTGAACTGGTCTCATCTCTCTTTGATATACAGGTTGATCCTCTCACTCACCAGGTCAAGCTCTGTGACTTTGGTAGCGCAAAAGTCCTGGTATGTTGATTTTCCTTCCATGAGGATCTGTAGTCACATCCAGCTGTTGCATGCTTTCTTTTTTGAAATATTCTTATCAAAGGCTAGGCATACTGTTGGCAATTTGGCATGCCATTAGTGGTTTGTGTCACTACATAACATGTATCGTCAATGTGCTGCTTTTGCCTGTTATGATTGTAGTTGGTTGGTCCTCTGGAATAAAACATATCTTGAAGTTAGCTTAAATATAGATGTGTGCCTTGTGGATATATTTCTCGGTGAACTGTTGATATAAAAACTGTCGACTTACATAGTGTTGGTCTAGATATCTTATGTATCAATGTTGGCTACATTACCTTTATCCTATTTGAGATATGAATTAATATTCAATTGTTTG from Sorghum bicolor cultivar BTx623 chromosome 3, Sorghum_bicolor_NCBIv3, whole genome shotgun sequence encodes the following:
- the LOC8084316 gene encoding shaggy-related protein kinase GSK1, translated to MEAPPGPEPMELDAPPPAAAEAAAAVPPAGSDKKKEGEGGDAVTGHIISTTIGGKNGEPKRTISYMAERVVGTGSFGIVFQAKCLETGETFAIKKVLQDRRYKNRELQLMRAMEHPNVICLKHCFFSTTSRDELFLNLVMEFVPETLYRVLKHYSNANQRMPLIYVKLYMYQLFRGLAYIHNVPGVCHRDVKPQNVLVDPLTHQVKLCDFGSAKVLVPGEPNISYICSRYYRAPELIFGATEYTTSIDIWSAGCVLAELLLGQPLFPGESAVDQLVEIIKVLGTPTREEIRCMNPNYTEFRFPQIKAHPWHKIFHKRMPPEAIDLASRLLQYSPSLRCSALDACAHPFFDELRAPNARLPNGRPFPLLFNFKHELANASPDLINRLVPEHIRRQNGVNFGHVGS